In Nitrososphaerota archaeon, the following are encoded in one genomic region:
- a CDS encoding WYL domain-containing protein, with amino-acid sequence MSGVRKVELTTAELRVILKILRAFREGLLVNVDEAWELDEYGERLVNARGVDRVIMKLEASLPKEEVEEIKKTVLLRRYHPYHDWVDENAYSTLARAFRSKRRVEIVYFSLERAEATKREVDIYYLSRRYIVAFDHLRKEVRKFRTSRVMEAKITKGSYEEPRSFDKSAYL; translated from the coding sequence ATGTCTGGGGTCAGGAAAGTAGAGCTGACTACGGCTGAGCTTAGGGTGATTCTGAAGATACTTAGGGCCTTTAGGGAGGGGTTGCTTGTCAACGTGGATGAAGCGTGGGAGCTCGATGAGTATGGTGAGAGGCTTGTGAACGCTAGGGGTGTTGATCGAGTAATCATGAAGCTGGAGGCTTCGCTGCCGAAAGAAGAGGTGGAGGAGATTAAGAAGACGGTCCTTTTAAGAAGGTATCACCCATATCACGACTGGGTTGATGAAAATGCTTATTCAACGCTCGCTAGAGCGTTCCGAAGCAAGAGGAGGGTCGAAATCGTTTACTTCTCGCTGGAGAGGGCGGAAGCTACGAAGAGGGAGGTTGATATCTATTATCTGAGCCGAAGGTATATAGTAGCCTTCGACCATCTGAGAAAGGAGGTGAGAAAGTTCAGGACGAGCCGCGTGATGGAGGCGAAGATCACGAAGGGGAGCTACGAGGAACCTAGGAGCTTCGATAAGAGCGCTTACCTATGA